One segment of Carya illinoinensis cultivar Pawnee chromosome 13, C.illinoinensisPawnee_v1, whole genome shotgun sequence DNA contains the following:
- the LOC122291788 gene encoding elongation factor 1-alpha-like, with amino-acid sequence MGKEKFHINIVVIGHVDSGKSTTTGHLIYKLGGIDKRVIERFEKEAAEMNKRSFKYAWVLDKLKAERERGITIDIALWKFETTKYYCTVIDAPGHRDFIKNMITGTSQADCAVLIIDSTTGGFEAGISKDGQTREHALLAFTLGVKQMICCCNKMDATTPKYSKARYDEIVKEVSSYLKKVGYNPDKIPFVPISGFEGDNMIERSTNLDWYKGPTLLEALDLIQEPKRPSDKPLRLPLQDVYKIGGIGTVPVGRVETGIIKPGMVVTFGPTGLTTEVKSVEMHHEALQEALPGDNVGFNVKNVAVKDLKRGFVASNSKDDPAKEAANFTSQVIIMNHPGQIGNGYAPVLDCHTSHIAVKFAELLTKIDRRSGKELEKEPKFLKNGDAGMVKMIPTKPMVVETFSEYPPLGRFAVRDMRQTVAVGVIKSVEKKDPSGAKVTKSAAKKK; translated from the exons ATGGGTAAGGAGAAGTTTCACATCAACATTGTGGTCATTGGCCATGTCGACTCTGGAAAATCGACCACGACTGGGCATTTGATCTATAAGCTTGGAGGTATTGACAAGCGTGTTATTGAGAGGTTCGAGAAGGAGGCTGCTGAAATGAACAAGAGGTCATTCAAGTATGCTTGGGTGTTGGACAAGCTGAAGGCTGAACGTGAGCGTGGTATTACCATTGACATTGCCTTGTGGAAATTTGAGACAACCAAGTACTACTGCACTGTCATTGATGCCCCCGGACATCGTGACTTCATCAAGAACATGATTACCGGTACATCGCAGGCTGACTGTGCTGTCCTCATTATTGACTCAACCACTGGTGGTTTCGAAGCTGGTATTTCCAAGGATGGTCAGACCCGTGAGCATGCCTTGCTTGCCTTTACTCTTGGTGTCAAGCAGATGATATGCTGCTGCAACAAG ATGGATGCCACAACCCCTAAATACTCCAAGGCAAGGTACGATGAAATTGTTAAGGAAGTCTCATCCTATTTAAAGAAGGTTGGGTACAACCCTGACAAGATCCCCTTCGTCCCAATCTCTGGTTTTGAGGGCGACAACATGATTGAGAGGTCAACCAACCTTGACTGGTACAAGGGCCCTACCCTCCTTGAGGCGCTTGACTTGATCCAGGAGCCCAAGAGGCCCTCGGACAAGCCCCTCCGTCTGCCACTCCAGGATGTGTACAAGATTGGTGGCATTGGAACCGTCCCAGTCGGACGTGTGGAGACTGGTATCATAAAGCCTGGTATGGTGGTGACCTTTGGACCAACCGGACTGACAACTGAAGTTAAGTCTGTTGAAATGCACCATGAAGCTCTCCAGGAGGCCCTTCCTGGTGACAATGTCGGCTTCAACGTGAAGAACGTTGCTGTGAAGGATCTGAAGCGTGGTTTTGTTGCTTCCAACTCCAAGGATGATCCTGCCAAGGAGGCAGCTAACTTCACCTCCCAGGTCATCATCATGAACCACCCTGGTCAGATCGGCAATGGTTATGCTCCAGTGCTCGACTGCCACACCTCCCACATTGCAGTGAAGTTTGCTGAGCTGTTGACCAAGATTGACAGGCGATCTGGTAAGGAGCTGGAAAAGGAgccaaaatttttgaagaacGGTGATGCAGGGATGGTAAAGATGATTCCAACCAAGCCAATGGTTGTTGAGACTTTCTCAGAGTATCCACCTCTTGGTCGTTTCGCTGTGAGGGACATGCGCCAGACTGTGGCTGTTGGTGTCATCAAGAGTGTCGAGAAGAAGGATCCAAGTGGTGCCAAGGTCACCAAGTCTGCTGCTAAGAAG